In Rickettsiella endosymbiont of Aleochara curtula, one genomic interval encodes:
- a CDS encoding arginase, producing the protein MTTSLSLIGYASGIAANEAGCAEGPLQLQKHVLEQQLSEQHLRAHWQAMLVPRSGDKSDKLQRVVELNTELAAITFDLVQQQQRFAVLGGDHSCAIGTWSGVAAALEQQPESELGLIWIDAHMDSHTFETTATGNVHGMPLAALLGYGDPALTQIAIPRPKIDPKRLVLIGIRSFEEEEEKLLQRLGVRVYNMQAIAKRGLDSVFSEAIAYVKANSSGFGVSLDLDAIDPFDAPGVGVPEANGIAGESLCQVLTLLRQETSLIGVEVVEYNPYHDKDLKTERLIKEILLGIFGV; encoded by the coding sequence ATGACAACATCACTATCTCTGATTGGTTATGCATCGGGCATCGCTGCGAATGAAGCTGGCTGTGCCGAAGGTCCGCTGCAGCTACAAAAGCATGTCTTAGAGCAACAATTATCCGAACAGCATTTGCGTGCTCATTGGCAAGCCATGCTAGTGCCGCGTAGTGGCGACAAAAGCGATAAATTGCAGCGCGTGGTGGAACTCAATACCGAATTGGCTGCCATAACTTTTGATTTAGTCCAACAACAACAACGCTTTGCGGTGTTGGGAGGCGATCATTCTTGTGCAATCGGTACGTGGAGTGGTGTCGCCGCTGCGCTCGAGCAACAACCTGAGAGTGAGTTGGGGTTGATCTGGATCGATGCACACATGGATAGTCATACCTTTGAAACGACGGCTACGGGTAATGTTCATGGTATGCCCTTGGCAGCGCTGTTAGGTTATGGCGATCCAGCGCTAACACAAATCGCTATACCTCGTCCTAAAATCGATCCAAAACGCTTGGTGTTAATCGGCATCCGTAGTTTTGAGGAGGAAGAAGAAAAATTATTACAGCGTTTAGGCGTACGTGTTTATAACATGCAAGCGATTGCAAAGCGTGGTTTGGATAGCGTTTTTTCGGAAGCGATAGCTTATGTTAAAGCAAATAGCTCAGGATTTGGCGTTAGTTTGGATTTAGATGCCATTGATCCTTTTGATGCGCCCGGCGTCGGTGTGCCAGAAGCTAACGGTATTGCAGGGGAGAGTTTATGCCAAGTATTGACTCTATTACGCCAAGAAACATCGCTTATTGGAGTTGAAGTGGTGGAATACAACCCTTATCATGATAAGGATCTTAAAACCGAAAGATTAATTAAAGAAATATTGCTGGGTATTTTTGGAGTTTAA
- the rocD gene encoding ornithine--oxo-acid transaminase, whose translation MSKQSAIADQQSESSNDLRLNNPIELEQRYGAANYDPLPVVLTRGLGAEVWDTAGKRYIDMMSAYSAVSHGHSHPRLVQVLTQQAQRLSVCSRAFHSDRLGAFLKQVCDLTQMDRALPMNTGVEAVETAIKAARKWAYTVKKVAQNQAEIVVCRGNFHGRTTTVVGMSSKPQYQLGFGPFAPGFKTIEYGDAEALSAAITPNTAAFLVEPIQGERGIVVPPSGYLQAIAKICRENNVLLIFDEIQTGLGRTGKFLACEHEHTKPDALILGKALGGGLLPVSLFLSRREVMDVFTPGDHGSTFGGNPLAATVALEALNILFDENLIQRSAELGDYLHQNLLKIASPLIKEIRGKGLFIGVELDGRYAKGRDIVLQLLEQGLLSYETHDTVIRLAPPLVISKEQLDEALSILKKVLLANTVQQN comes from the coding sequence ATGAGTAAGCAAAGCGCCATCGCCGATCAACAGTCAGAATCTTCTAACGATCTAAGACTGAATAATCCCATCGAGTTGGAGCAACGGTATGGCGCGGCCAATTATGATCCTTTGCCGGTGGTGCTTACACGTGGTTTGGGTGCCGAAGTGTGGGATACCGCCGGTAAGCGTTATATCGATATGATGAGTGCTTATTCAGCAGTGAGTCACGGACATAGTCATCCGCGGTTAGTGCAGGTTTTAACGCAGCAAGCACAACGCTTGTCGGTGTGTTCACGCGCTTTTCATAGCGATAGGTTGGGCGCTTTTTTAAAGCAGGTCTGCGACTTAACGCAGATGGATCGTGCTTTACCGATGAACACCGGTGTTGAAGCGGTAGAAACAGCGATTAAAGCTGCTAGAAAATGGGCTTATACCGTTAAAAAAGTGGCACAAAATCAAGCCGAGATTGTTGTTTGTCGTGGCAACTTTCATGGCCGTACCACCACCGTGGTGGGCATGTCATCAAAACCACAGTATCAGTTGGGTTTTGGGCCTTTTGCTCCAGGATTTAAAACCATAGAATATGGTGATGCCGAGGCATTATCAGCTGCAATCACGCCTAATACCGCGGCATTTTTAGTCGAACCTATTCAAGGTGAGCGAGGCATAGTTGTGCCACCCTCAGGATATTTGCAAGCCATTGCCAAAATTTGTCGAGAAAATAATGTGTTACTCATTTTTGATGAAATACAAACCGGTTTAGGTAGAACAGGAAAATTTTTGGCATGCGAACATGAGCATACTAAACCAGATGCTTTGATTCTAGGTAAAGCATTAGGTGGCGGCTTACTACCGGTGTCTTTATTTTTAAGTCGTCGTGAAGTGATGGATGTTTTTACACCGGGCGATCATGGCAGTACTTTTGGCGGGAATCCCTTAGCGGCTACAGTCGCATTAGAAGCTTTAAACATACTATTTGATGAAAACCTAATCCAACGTTCAGCAGAGTTAGGCGATTATTTGCATCAAAACCTATTAAAAATAGCATCACCACTCATCAAAGAAATTCGCGGTAAAGGTTTATTTATCGGTGTCGAACTGGATGGACGCTATGCAAAAGGGCGTGATATTGTTTTACAGTTGTTAGAGCAGGGTTTATTAAGCTATGAAACCCACGATACCGTTATTCGCTTAGCGCCGCCTTTAGTCATTAGCAAGGAACAGTTAGATGAAGCCTTAAGCATCTTAAAAAAAGTATTGTTAGCGAATACCGTTCAGCAAAATTAA
- a CDS encoding MarC family protein: MNIYSAAVTLFLVMDPLGNIPVFLSLLKQVDPKRRTRIILRESLIAFAILTLFLFCGKPILDSLHITEEALGIAGGIILFLIAIKMLFPMGQNKLAEQTHGEPFIVPMAIPLLAGPSSMTTVILFASQAPHQMSKWFAALAAASLIATLLLLIAVPLQKLLGVKVIAALERLMGMILTTIAVQMFLTGLGTYLSTLRT; this comes from the coding sequence ATGAACATTTATTCCGCTGCAGTGACACTTTTTTTAGTCATGGATCCGCTCGGAAATATCCCCGTTTTCCTATCGTTACTCAAACAAGTTGATCCAAAGCGACGTACCAGAATTATTTTGCGTGAAAGTTTAATTGCATTTGCCATCCTGACACTTTTTTTATTTTGCGGAAAGCCTATCTTAGATAGTTTACATATTACTGAAGAAGCATTAGGTATTGCAGGCGGAATTATTTTATTTCTTATTGCGATCAAAATGTTATTTCCTATGGGACAAAATAAGTTGGCCGAGCAAACTCACGGAGAACCCTTTATCGTTCCTATGGCCATTCCTTTGCTTGCTGGCCCTTCCTCCATGACCACTGTCATCTTATTCGCCAGCCAAGCTCCGCATCAAATGAGTAAATGGTTTGCAGCCTTAGCAGCCGCTTCATTGATAGCGACCTTACTACTTTTAATTGCTGTACCTTTACAAAAATTATTAGGCGTTAAAGTTATCGCTGCATTAGAACGTTTAATGGGAATGATATTGACCACCATTGCGGTACAAATGTTTTTAACCGGCTTAGGTACCTACCTTAGCACTCTTCGCACTTGA
- the secE gene encoding preprotein translocase subunit SecE, producing the protein MKNAKLESKATSRDSILWIAMGVVLLLAIYANNYFSHQAIAIRLIGWIIDALVLASLFFYTTLGRRFWVFAQASRAELRKVVWPTREETVRTTLIVMAMVVVAGLFLWGIDTLLLWAVAFLTA; encoded by the coding sequence ATGAAGAACGCAAAGCTTGAAAGCAAGGCTACTAGTAGAGACTCCATACTCTGGATAGCGATGGGAGTCGTTCTTCTATTGGCTATTTACGCCAATAATTATTTCTCTCATCAGGCCATTGCTATTCGCTTGATAGGCTGGATAATAGATGCGCTGGTGCTAGCATCATTATTTTTTTATACGACTCTAGGGCGGCGATTTTGGGTGTTTGCACAAGCTTCACGTGCTGAACTGCGCAAAGTTGTGTGGCCAACACGCGAAGAAACCGTGCGCACTACTTTGATTGTGATGGCGATGGTTGTTGTCGCGGGCTTGTTTTTATGGGGTATAGATACACTCCTGTTATGGGCAGTTGCTTTTTTAACAGCGTAA
- the nusG gene encoding transcription termination/antitermination protein NusG encodes MQWYVVQARSGYERKVLDALNERIKQQGLTEKFGQIIVPTEEVVEIHQGRKRKTARKFYPGYVLVEMDMDEDSWYLVQKTPGVIKFIGGTSDKPVPLSSKEVDKILQRMQEGVDKPRPKVLFEVGEVVRVVDGPFADFNGEVEEVNYEKNRMRVSVIIFGRSTPVELEFGQVKKA; translated from the coding sequence ATGCAGTGGTATGTCGTACAAGCACGCTCAGGATATGAGCGCAAGGTTTTAGATGCTTTAAATGAACGAATTAAACAACAAGGCCTAACAGAGAAATTTGGTCAAATTATTGTACCGACTGAAGAAGTGGTCGAAATTCACCAAGGTCGGAAGCGCAAAACAGCACGCAAATTTTATCCAGGCTATGTCTTAGTCGAAATGGATATGGATGAAGATAGTTGGTATCTTGTTCAAAAAACACCAGGAGTGATCAAATTTATTGGCGGAACCAGCGACAAGCCAGTGCCTCTGAGCAGTAAAGAGGTTGATAAGATTTTACAACGTATGCAAGAAGGCGTAGATAAGCCTCGGCCTAAAGTCTTGTTCGAAGTAGGTGAAGTGGTACGAGTCGTGGATGGACCTTTCGCTGACTTTAATGGTGAAGTTGAAGAAGTAAACTATGAAAAAAACCGTATGCGTGTTTCGGTCATCATTTTTGGTCGCTCCACGCCGGTTGAATTAGAGTTTGGTCAAGTTAAAAAAGCTTGA
- the rplK gene encoding 50S ribosomal protein L11, translated as MAKKVQAYVKLQVKAGEANPAPPIGPALGQQGVNIMEFCKAFNARTQNVEKGMPMPVVITVHTDRSFTFIIKTPPASYLIMKAAGISKASSIPNKNKVGKITRKQLAEIATVKMPDLTAGDLEAAMRTIAGTARNMGVEVEGEAKNG; from the coding sequence ATGGCAAAGAAAGTACAAGCCTATGTGAAATTACAGGTAAAAGCCGGCGAGGCTAATCCTGCGCCACCTATTGGCCCTGCTTTGGGACAACAAGGTGTGAATATTATGGAGTTTTGCAAGGCCTTTAATGCGCGTACGCAAAATGTCGAAAAAGGCATGCCAATGCCGGTAGTGATTACGGTGCATACCGATCGTAGCTTTACCTTTATTATCAAAACTCCGCCTGCTTCTTATTTAATTATGAAGGCAGCCGGGATCAGCAAAGCGAGTAGTATCCCCAACAAAAATAAAGTCGGTAAAATTACTCGCAAACAACTGGCTGAGATTGCAACAGTTAAAATGCCCGATCTAACCGCAGGTGATTTAGAAGCTGCTATGCGCACAATAGCGGGTACGGCGCGTAATATGGGTGTTGAAGTCGAGGGGGAAGCTAAAAATGGCTAA
- the rplA gene encoding 50S ribosomal protein L1 has protein sequence MAKLSKRFRVINEKLQAGKIYTVAEAITLLKEFPVKFNQSIDVSINLGIDPRKSDQTVRGAVVLPHGTGKTPRVAVFAQAANAEAAKAAGADIVGSEDLAESIKAGNLDFDVLIATPDAMRLVGQLGQILGPRGLMPNPKIGTVTMDVTTAVANAKSGQVRYRADKGGIIHCTIGKLNFETQQLLQNLEVLVGAVKKAKPATAKGIYFKKLSLSSTMGPGLLINLASLEAS, from the coding sequence ATGGCTAAGTTAAGTAAACGTTTCCGTGTGATTAATGAAAAGCTGCAAGCCGGGAAGATATATACGGTAGCAGAAGCCATCACCTTACTCAAAGAATTTCCAGTTAAATTCAACCAAAGCATCGATGTTAGTATCAATTTAGGTATTGACCCACGTAAATCCGACCAAACTGTTCGCGGTGCGGTAGTATTGCCTCATGGAACAGGTAAAACACCGCGTGTTGCCGTGTTTGCTCAGGCAGCTAATGCCGAAGCCGCAAAGGCAGCCGGTGCTGATATCGTAGGTTCTGAGGATTTGGCTGAAAGCATCAAAGCCGGTAATTTAGATTTTGATGTACTCATTGCAACGCCAGATGCGATGCGCTTGGTTGGTCAGCTGGGTCAGATATTAGGACCAAGAGGCTTGATGCCTAATCCTAAGATAGGCACCGTAACCATGGATGTAACTACGGCAGTTGCTAACGCGAAGTCAGGACAGGTGCGTTACCGTGCTGACAAAGGCGGAATAATCCACTGTACTATTGGTAAGTTGAACTTTGAGACTCAGCAATTGCTACAGAATTTAGAGGTGCTAGTAGGGGCGGTTAAAAAAGCCAAACCAGCCACGGCTAAAGGCATTTATTTTAAAAAGCTGAGTCTATCCAGCACGATGGGACCCGGCCTATTAATTAATTTAGCATCCTTAGAAGCAAGTTAA
- the rplJ gene encoding 50S ribosomal protein L10: MTLRLEDKQAIVAEVGEVAKNALSAVTAEYRGLSVGEMSQLRLQARSSGVYLRVVRNTLARRALEGTGFACLQDTLVGPLLLAFSQQEPGAAARLIRTFTKQNEKLVVKAVAFDGQLLAVNELEKLANLPTRNEAIATLMAVMKAPITKLVRTLAEPQAKLVRTLAAVREKQQAAA, translated from the coding sequence GTGACATTAAGACTTGAAGATAAACAGGCCATTGTTGCGGAAGTTGGAGAGGTTGCAAAAAATGCGTTATCAGCAGTCACTGCTGAATATCGTGGTTTAAGTGTGGGGGAAATGAGTCAATTACGCTTACAAGCACGCAGTTCTGGAGTGTATTTACGTGTCGTGCGTAATACCTTGGCGCGTCGTGCTTTAGAAGGTACAGGCTTTGCGTGTTTACAAGACACGCTGGTAGGCCCTTTACTTTTGGCATTTTCCCAACAAGAGCCAGGTGCAGCAGCGCGGCTTATTCGAACATTTACTAAGCAAAATGAAAAATTGGTCGTTAAGGCAGTTGCCTTTGATGGTCAATTATTGGCGGTGAATGAACTCGAAAAACTCGCGAATCTTCCAACCCGTAATGAAGCAATTGCGACATTAATGGCAGTTATGAAAGCACCGATTACTAAGTTAGTACGTACACTGGCTGAACCACAAGCCAAACTGGTACGTACGTTGGCTGCTGTGCGTGAAAAGCAACAAGCAGCCGCATAA
- the rplL gene encoding 50S ribosomal protein L7/L12 yields the protein MNAKAKEDVLDTISNMSVMEVVDLIKNMEDKFGVSAAAATVAVAAAPGAAAAAVEEKTEFNVELKEVGPNKINVIKVVREETGLGLKEAKDLVESAPKAVIKEGMSKADAEKLIAKLTEAKAVGEMK from the coding sequence ATGAATGCTAAAGCAAAAGAAGATGTATTAGATACAATTTCTAACATGAGTGTCATGGAAGTTGTTGATCTTATTAAGAATATGGAAGATAAATTTGGTGTTTCTGCAGCTGCCGCTACAGTCGCCGTGGCAGCAGCACCGGGTGCAGCAGCAGCAGCGGTTGAAGAAAAGACCGAATTCAATGTTGAGTTGAAAGAAGTGGGTCCTAATAAGATCAATGTGATTAAAGTAGTGCGCGAAGAGACTGGTCTTGGCTTAAAAGAAGCTAAGGATTTAGTTGAATCAGCACCTAAAGCAGTCATTAAAGAAGGTATGTCTAAAGCAGATGCCGAAAAGCTTATCGCTAAGCTTACAGAAGCTAAAGCTGTAGGCGAAATGAAATAA